The following are from one region of the Edwardsiella tarda ATCC 15947 = NBRC 105688 genome:
- a CDS encoding glycoside hydrolase family 2 protein — translation MSRCPSLPSALLLILIPLTGTTQTLSLNGAWRTHDANPPFDTLATLPASASAWRTLRVPANWYSQGLDHQGALWYQREFTLPPLAADRMATLIFNGVDYRADVWLNRRYLGAHQGYFQRFALDGSEALQRHNRLLVRVDSPFEAPGTVWPLHKQLIKGVLNQHDTRPGGAWSPQGQDANSGGIWQPVRLKISRRAAIDNLLLTPRFSADGRQATLNLRLDYRAQAAMPATLTLRMIPYNFVGRHYRLTLPVTLQRDGTLEAQMALPRVTRWWPDGYGYPALYQVRVALNDDHGMMDDVQQVTGIRQFRQDVATQAWYINGKRIFLRGTNYIASPWLGQVSAADYRRDLLLMKRAHINTVRIHAHVAGQALYRQADELGMMLWQDMPLQWGYDDSPAFAAEAARQATALVRQFGSHPAIIVWVGQNEPPFNAPWMKEMFADWQPNLNRQLAQRVADALGQDSSRGLHPWSRVDEHFWQGWYFGKISDVLKPAYRPIITEFGAQALPALPTLMTIIPPADRWPASTDPRDPAWRVWMYHNFQPSNTFGLAGVKRGKDLASFIYNTQLNQAHIIQLAGESYRRQRFRPVTTLMQFMFSESWPSMNWAVVDYTRQPKPGYFALQRAFQPILPSIEPITLTWRVGQPGHAALWAINDTWRAHPASRLVWQLRQGGVSLEHGELRFDLPADSGQKLRQIQATPRDQQDLWLYATLYDAQGKTLGENSYRFEVAAP, via the coding sequence ATGTCCCGTTGTCCGTCCCTCCCGAGCGCACTGCTGCTCATCCTGATCCCGCTGACGGGTACGACACAGACCTTGAGCCTGAACGGCGCCTGGCGCACGCATGACGCCAATCCCCCCTTCGACACGCTCGCCACCCTGCCCGCGTCGGCAAGCGCCTGGCGGACGCTGCGCGTACCGGCCAACTGGTATAGCCAGGGCCTGGATCACCAAGGCGCACTCTGGTATCAGCGCGAGTTTACCCTACCCCCCTTGGCCGCCGATCGCATGGCGACGCTGATCTTTAACGGCGTCGATTACCGCGCCGATGTCTGGCTCAATCGCCGTTATCTCGGCGCTCATCAGGGCTACTTTCAACGCTTCGCCTTAGATGGCAGCGAGGCACTACAGCGCCATAACCGCCTACTGGTGCGCGTCGACAGCCCATTCGAGGCGCCGGGCACGGTTTGGCCGTTACACAAGCAGCTCATCAAGGGAGTCTTAAACCAGCATGATACGCGCCCCGGCGGCGCCTGGTCACCGCAGGGGCAAGACGCCAACTCCGGCGGGATCTGGCAGCCCGTTCGCCTGAAGATCAGCCGACGCGCCGCCATCGATAATCTGCTACTGACGCCGCGGTTTTCCGCCGATGGCCGCCAGGCGACGCTCAATCTGCGCCTGGACTATCGCGCCCAGGCCGCCATGCCCGCCACCCTCACCTTGCGCATGATCCCCTATAACTTCGTCGGCCGTCACTACCGCCTGACCTTGCCGGTGACGCTGCAACGCGACGGCACCCTCGAGGCGCAGATGGCATTGCCGCGCGTCACACGCTGGTGGCCGGACGGTTATGGCTACCCGGCGCTCTATCAGGTGCGCGTCGCCCTCAACGACGATCACGGAATGATGGATGACGTGCAGCAGGTCACCGGGATCCGCCAATTCCGGCAAGATGTCGCGACACAAGCCTGGTATATCAACGGCAAGCGCATCTTCCTACGCGGCACCAACTACATCGCCTCCCCCTGGCTCGGCCAGGTCAGCGCCGCCGACTACCGGCGCGATCTGTTGCTGATGAAACGCGCCCATATCAATACGGTGCGTATCCATGCCCATGTGGCGGGCCAAGCCCTCTACCGCCAAGCCGACGAGTTAGGCATGATGCTCTGGCAGGATATGCCGCTACAGTGGGGCTATGACGACTCGCCCGCCTTCGCCGCCGAAGCCGCCCGTCAGGCTACCGCTCTGGTGCGCCAGTTTGGCTCCCACCCCGCCATCATCGTCTGGGTGGGACAGAATGAGCCCCCCTTCAATGCTCCCTGGATGAAGGAGATGTTCGCCGACTGGCAGCCTAACCTCAACCGCCAGCTCGCTCAGCGTGTCGCCGACGCGCTGGGGCAGGATAGCTCACGCGGACTGCATCCCTGGTCTCGGGTCGACGAGCACTTCTGGCAAGGCTGGTACTTCGGCAAGATCAGCGACGTCTTAAAGCCCGCCTATCGCCCGATCATCACCGAATTCGGCGCCCAGGCGTTGCCCGCGTTGCCGACGTTGATGACCATCATCCCGCCCGCCGACCGCTGGCCTGCCAGCACCGATCCTCGCGATCCCGCCTGGCGCGTCTGGATGTATCACAACTTCCAGCCGAGCAATACCTTCGGCCTGGCGGGTGTCAAGCGAGGAAAGGATCTGGCGAGCTTTATCTATAACACCCAACTGAATCAGGCGCACATCATCCAACTGGCCGGCGAAAGTTATCGGCGGCAGCGTTTCCGCCCGGTCACGACCCTGATGCAGTTCATGTTCAGCGAGAGCTGGCCCTCCATGAATTGGGCCGTGGTGGACTATACCCGCCAACCGAAACCGGGCTACTTCGCCCTACAGCGCGCCTTCCAGCCGATCCTGCCCTCCATCGAGCCGATCACCCTGACCTGGCGCGTCGGCCAACCGGGACACGCCGCATTGTGGGCGATCAACGACACCTGGCGTGCCCATCCCGCCAGTCGACTGGTTTGGCAGCTGCGTCAAGGCGGGGTCAGCCTAGAGCACGGTGAGTTGCGCTTCGACCTGCCCGCCGACAGCGGGCAGAAACTGCGCCAGATCCAGGCGACACCACGCGATCAGCAAGATCTGTGGCTCTACGCCACCCTGTACGATGCCCAGGGCAAGACCTTAGGGGAGAATAGCTACCGCTTCGAGGTGGCCGCGCCCTGA
- a CDS encoding glucosyltransferase domain-containing protein: MLRRPLSNRDAFLLIAAILLFYVLPLILANVYYRDDTERILNPAAPWYTLGRPGADLLMRLFTFNLYELTDSAPLTLILGVLFFAWTLTWVARRAEQPLSFAALSPYILLFFNPFFLQNLSYKYDSFPMIIALALSTLAFFFPRDRGLLSYLIPTLLLFVALTLYQPCANIFIGLYGANLMINFFKNGQSPWRETLWVGVVLLVTNSLYVLIIDHLLALGGGNRGNMIGPQDALYWLTQDWLMLKKLLTFVLSRELKFLFYPALLCVLWVYLLRLQQMWRDDVQGLNGLISWLITLCSPLVLFFALLGPLFLLKEGVTDVRVLCGFSATLFLFAHALYQVVMRYRPNWSWLCILPLFYFLAFSFQYGNAVKNQRDYEARIFGWLSYDLIALNATAHGKILVNNYPDTAPVTQKIVEHQALIDMMFSPAYNWTARRIIASYGLNNVDTGWGPDYRDKLNALCGASTPPLRDNKFYAIYSFNNDTLVWLKNKYFSVCGKPH, from the coding sequence ATGCTAAGACGCCCACTCTCCAATCGGGATGCCTTCCTGTTAATCGCCGCGATCCTGCTGTTCTACGTGCTGCCGCTCATCCTGGCTAACGTCTACTACCGCGATGATACCGAACGCATCCTCAACCCGGCGGCGCCTTGGTACACCCTCGGCCGACCCGGCGCCGATCTGCTGATGCGTCTGTTTACCTTTAACCTGTATGAGTTGACCGACAGCGCGCCGTTGACCCTGATCCTCGGCGTCCTGTTCTTCGCCTGGACCCTGACCTGGGTCGCACGCCGTGCCGAGCAACCGCTCAGTTTTGCCGCGCTGTCACCCTATATTCTGTTATTCTTCAACCCATTCTTCCTGCAAAACCTCTCCTATAAATACGATAGTTTCCCGATGATCATCGCGCTGGCGCTCTCCACGCTAGCCTTCTTTTTCCCCCGGGATCGCGGCCTGCTCAGCTACCTGATTCCGACGCTGCTGTTGTTCGTCGCACTGACGCTCTACCAGCCCTGCGCCAACATCTTCATCGGGTTATATGGCGCCAATCTGATGATCAACTTCTTTAAAAACGGCCAGTCCCCTTGGCGTGAGACGCTATGGGTCGGGGTGGTATTACTGGTTACCAACTCGCTCTATGTCTTGATCATCGACCACTTATTGGCCTTGGGCGGCGGTAATCGTGGGAATATGATCGGGCCGCAGGATGCCCTCTACTGGCTGACGCAAGATTGGCTAATGCTGAAGAAGCTGCTGACCTTCGTCCTCAGCCGTGAACTGAAGTTCCTGTTTTACCCCGCCCTGCTGTGCGTACTCTGGGTCTACCTCCTACGCCTCCAGCAGATGTGGCGCGACGATGTACAGGGCCTAAACGGGCTGATCTCCTGGCTGATTACGCTCTGCTCGCCTCTAGTACTCTTCTTCGCCCTGCTCGGCCCATTATTCTTGCTGAAAGAGGGGGTAACCGACGTCCGCGTGTTATGCGGCTTCTCCGCCACCCTGTTCCTGTTCGCCCACGCGCTCTATCAAGTGGTGATGCGCTACCGGCCCAACTGGAGTTGGCTATGTATCTTGCCCCTGTTCTACTTCCTCGCCTTCAGTTTCCAGTATGGCAACGCGGTTAAAAACCAGCGTGACTATGAGGCACGCATCTTCGGGTGGCTAAGTTATGACCTGATCGCGCTCAACGCCACCGCCCACGGGAAGATCCTGGTGAATAACTATCCGGATACCGCGCCGGTAACACAGAAGATCGTCGAACATCAGGCGCTGATCGACATGATGTTCAGTCCGGCCTATAACTGGACCGCCCGGCGTATCATCGCCTCCTATGGCCTCAACAATGTCGATACCGGTTGGGGGCCGGACTACCGCGACAAGTTGAATGCCCTCTGTGGTGCCAGCACGCCGCCCTTGCGCGATAATAAATTCTACGCCATCTACTCATTCAATAACGACACGCTCGTCTGGTTGAAAAATAAATATTTCTCCGTCTGTGGTAAACCCCACTGA
- a CDS encoding DUF3131 domain-containing protein yields the protein MALSTNLLRARSYIATLCGFLLALGIVLYVERHQPPPAIPLTPQNLGTDFPALPPARALSFQEAIGARIAWQYFVNNTQASGLVNALDRQSYVSLWSIGDQLMATLAAERLGIISRAEFDRRLTATLQALATLPLSARQLPWQYYDSISLRPYPQQDEGGITWSAADIGRLLSALQACRNHYPEQGVAINRLLSGWQLAHLFQQRPYAPYALRHAPRWRLISRSGAAGLGYRLYLQSALSGLAPSAGIILQQPLSGQRTIDVNGVIQSDDDQIDATALPYDEVITLRATRHPLIVMAPYLLSALEYGFGLDNAAVTWRIIQAQQSRYNPQTGKNFIFDAREGAAPSALTGALTPPGQVLQLSTQAAFGWHALFDSPWSTLLRQQVQSLPVPGRGWRDGVRLDGTASPVLSAATNALILESLLYQIQGPLLCAYCQSPDATLATGTTSVQTQ from the coding sequence ATGGCACTATCGACCAATTTACTCCGGGCCAGAAGCTACATCGCCACCCTGTGCGGCTTCCTATTGGCATTGGGCATCGTACTCTATGTCGAGCGCCATCAGCCGCCTCCCGCCATTCCCCTGACACCCCAGAACCTCGGCACCGATTTTCCCGCCCTGCCGCCGGCGCGGGCCCTCAGCTTTCAAGAGGCGATTGGCGCACGTATCGCCTGGCAGTATTTCGTCAACAATACTCAAGCCAGTGGCCTGGTTAACGCCCTGGACCGGCAATCCTATGTCAGCCTGTGGAGCATCGGCGATCAACTGATGGCGACCCTGGCCGCCGAGCGATTAGGGATCATCAGCCGTGCCGAGTTCGATCGCCGTCTCACGGCGACGCTACAGGCCTTGGCCACCCTGCCGCTCTCCGCGCGCCAACTCCCCTGGCAGTACTATGACAGCATCAGCCTACGGCCCTATCCGCAGCAGGATGAGGGGGGCATTACCTGGTCCGCCGCCGACATCGGCCGCTTGCTCAGCGCGCTACAGGCCTGTCGTAACCACTACCCCGAACAGGGGGTGGCGATCAATCGCCTCCTCTCCGGCTGGCAGTTAGCCCACCTCTTTCAACAGCGCCCCTATGCCCCCTATGCCCTGCGCCACGCCCCACGCTGGCGGCTGATCAGCCGAAGCGGTGCGGCGGGGCTGGGTTATCGTCTCTATCTACAGTCGGCCCTGAGCGGTCTGGCGCCCAGCGCGGGCATCATCCTGCAACAACCGCTGAGCGGGCAGCGTACCATCGATGTGAATGGGGTCATCCAGTCCGATGATGACCAGATCGATGCGACGGCACTACCTTATGATGAGGTGATCACGCTACGCGCCACCCGCCACCCGCTGATCGTGATGGCCCCCTATCTCTTGTCTGCGCTGGAGTATGGTTTCGGACTGGATAATGCGGCCGTGACCTGGCGCATTATCCAGGCGCAACAGAGCCGTTATAACCCCCAGACTGGTAAAAACTTCATCTTCGATGCACGCGAGGGCGCCGCGCCTTCCGCGCTAACCGGCGCGCTCACGCCACCGGGCCAGGTGTTGCAGCTCTCGACCCAGGCCGCCTTCGGCTGGCATGCCCTCTTTGACTCGCCGTGGAGCACCCTCCTGCGCCAACAGGTTCAATCGCTGCCCGTTCCCGGTCGGGGTTGGCGTGATGGGGTACGCCTCGACGGCACGGCCAGTCCGGTGTTAAGCGCCGCGACCAACGCGCTGATCCTGGAAAGTCTGCTATACCAGATACAGGGGCCGCTTTTGTGTGCCTACTGCCAGTCTCCCGATGCAACGCTCGCCACCGGCACGACGAGCGTACAGACGCAATGA
- a CDS encoding glycosyltransferase family 2 protein has product MKISLVVPVFNEESAIPLFHQAVRQCDDLAPYRIEIVFVNDGSSDQTEAVIARLIDDDPLLVMVNFSRNFGKEAALFAGLKYASGDAMIPIDVDLQDPIELIPQMIARWRNGADVVLAKRIDRSSDTLMKRLTASLFYRVHNQIASTPIEMNVGDYRLMSRQVVDAVLMLHERNLFMKGLLSWVGFKPAIVTYTRHERVVGRSKFNFWKLWNLALEGITSFSTIPLRLWTYIGTSIAGFALCYALYVIIKTLIFDNPVPGYPSIMAVILFLGGIQLIGIGVLGEYIGRIYVETKQRPRFIVKEIKGKK; this is encoded by the coding sequence ATGAAAATCTCCCTGGTGGTTCCGGTATTCAATGAAGAGAGCGCGATCCCGCTGTTTCACCAGGCGGTACGTCAATGCGACGATCTGGCGCCCTATCGCATCGAGATTGTGTTCGTCAACGATGGTAGCAGCGATCAGACCGAAGCAGTTATCGCGCGCCTGATCGACGATGATCCGCTGCTGGTGATGGTTAACTTCTCACGTAACTTCGGCAAAGAGGCGGCACTATTCGCCGGGCTGAAATATGCCAGCGGCGACGCCATGATCCCGATCGATGTCGATCTCCAAGACCCCATCGAGCTGATCCCGCAGATGATCGCCCGCTGGCGTAACGGTGCGGATGTGGTTCTGGCCAAACGCATCGATCGCAGCTCGGATACCCTGATGAAGCGCCTGACCGCCAGCCTCTTTTACCGGGTTCATAACCAGATCGCCTCGACACCGATCGAGATGAATGTGGGAGATTACCGGCTGATGAGCCGCCAAGTGGTCGATGCGGTACTGATGCTGCACGAACGTAACCTGTTTATGAAGGGACTACTCAGTTGGGTCGGCTTCAAGCCCGCCATCGTGACCTACACCCGCCACGAACGGGTGGTCGGACGCAGTAAGTTTAACTTCTGGAAACTGTGGAACCTGGCGCTGGAGGGGATCACCTCCTTCAGCACCATCCCGTTGCGCCTGTGGACCTATATCGGTACCTCGATCGCCGGCTTCGCGCTCTGCTATGCGCTGTATGTGATCATCAAGACGCTGATCTTCGATAACCCGGTGCCCGGCTATCCCTCCATCATGGCCGTGATCCTCTTCCTCGGCGGCATTCAACTGATCGGCATCGGCGTACTCGGCGAGTATATCGGACGGATCTACGTCGAAACCAAGCAACGCCCCCGTTTTATCGTCAAAGAAATCAAGGGTAAAAAATGA
- a CDS encoding DUF3131 domain-containing protein yields MLKTLTGLAIIAVLALTAWLLPGGVAPLDNAWRYLSHGGWHHAGRLGALSLEEQRWAAIAWRYFQNNNQPASALVNGQDNYPVIGSGQIGDTLVALVAARRLGLLDEAGFDQRLSTLLATLSRLPLTEQGLPNRYYDTQHLTMVNAAHQPSGDSWSAVGIARLLLGLRLVTIEAPQYGEFVDRLLLGWNFCPLLDAQGRLLDGERRDGRWQTQPITDVAQSQYAAAAMGLWGFDAQRSANPPYKTIIIGPNQVDVGTRDPRLGGGNLSADGIPYLLAGLEFNWTPPGKAALSLHDLRQRAQAVYQAQAWRWQSQGVLTARASYVLNQAPWRVDNAIFANGYPWNVLTETGQYRPELALIATRAVFGLWVLWDSPYTDALMRLGRFPYDEQRGWYEGRFENNAQYNPALTLTTNAMVLEALLYKVNNGPLIPRLPAAKGYLDSLLREPLNWPRHCLPQEGRQP; encoded by the coding sequence ATGCTTAAAACCCTAACCGGTCTCGCCATCATCGCCGTGCTGGCGCTAACCGCCTGGCTGCTGCCGGGCGGGGTCGCCCCGCTGGATAATGCCTGGCGCTACCTGAGTCACGGTGGCTGGCATCACGCCGGACGCCTGGGCGCCCTCAGCCTTGAGGAGCAACGTTGGGCCGCCATCGCCTGGCGCTACTTCCAGAACAATAACCAACCCGCCAGCGCGCTGGTCAACGGCCAGGATAACTACCCGGTGATCGGCAGCGGCCAGATCGGCGACACCCTGGTAGCGTTGGTCGCCGCGCGCCGGCTAGGGCTGTTGGATGAGGCGGGATTCGATCAGCGCCTCTCCACCCTGCTGGCCACCCTCAGCCGTCTGCCGCTTACCGAACAGGGACTCCCTAACCGCTACTACGACACCCAGCATCTCACCATGGTCAACGCGGCGCATCAGCCCAGCGGCGACAGTTGGTCGGCCGTCGGCATCGCACGCCTGCTGCTGGGGTTGCGCCTGGTCACCATCGAGGCACCGCAGTACGGTGAGTTTGTCGATCGTCTGCTCCTCGGCTGGAACTTCTGCCCACTGCTCGATGCGCAGGGACGGCTATTGGATGGCGAGCGGCGAGATGGGCGCTGGCAAACCCAGCCCATCACCGATGTGGCGCAGAGCCAGTATGCCGCCGCCGCCATGGGGCTATGGGGCTTCGATGCCCAGCGCAGCGCCAATCCCCCCTATAAGACGATCATCATCGGCCCGAACCAGGTCGATGTCGGCACGCGCGACCCACGCCTGGGCGGCGGTAACCTCAGCGCCGATGGCATCCCCTACCTGCTGGCCGGGCTAGAGTTCAACTGGACGCCGCCGGGCAAGGCGGCGCTCTCCCTGCACGACCTACGCCAACGCGCCCAGGCGGTCTACCAGGCGCAGGCCTGGCGTTGGCAGAGCCAAGGCGTACTCACCGCGCGCGCCAGCTATGTGCTCAACCAGGCGCCATGGCGCGTCGATAACGCGATCTTCGCCAACGGCTATCCCTGGAACGTCCTCACAGAGACGGGGCAATATCGCCCCGAGCTGGCGCTGATCGCCACCCGCGCGGTATTCGGCCTGTGGGTACTGTGGGACAGCCCCTACACCGACGCCCTGATGCGGCTGGGCCGCTTCCCGTACGACGAGCAACGCGGCTGGTATGAAGGCCGTTTCGAGAATAACGCGCAATACAATCCCGCGCTGACCCTCACGACCAACGCCATGGTGCTGGAAGCATTACTGTATAAGGTGAACAACGGCCCGCTGATCCCCCGCTTGCCGGCGGCCAAGGGATATCTGGATAGCCTGTTACGCGAGCCCCTTAACTGGCCACGCCATTGTCTGCCCCAGGAAGGGCGCCAACCTTAA
- a CDS encoding GtrA family protein — translation MFIKYFIIGILNTAIHWLVFFILHLQGQLSQSFSNLYAFAVAVTFSFFCNARFTFRDRPTLKRYLLFTSFMGAISWLTGDVGDRLALPPLATVVVFSLISLIMGFFYSKYIVFRSKAQ, via the coding sequence ATGTTTATAAAATACTTTATTATCGGCATACTCAATACGGCCATCCATTGGTTGGTTTTTTTTATCCTGCACCTACAGGGACAGCTGTCACAATCGTTCAGTAATCTATATGCCTTTGCTGTCGCGGTTACCTTCTCTTTTTTCTGCAATGCGCGTTTTACCTTTCGCGATCGTCCTACACTGAAGCGTTATCTCCTGTTTACCAGCTTTATGGGCGCCATCAGCTGGCTAACGGGAGATGTCGGCGATCGCCTGGCGCTTCCCCCGCTTGCGACGGTCGTCGTCTTCTCGCTCATCAGCCTGATCATGGGCTTCTTCTACTCTAAATACATCGTGTTCCGGAGTAAGGCACAATGA
- a CDS encoding DUF3131 domain-containing protein: protein MSLPTSNSASLLRLLGGLWLTLLLVLLAPATQASDMSILPAAGYPARHGELTAQEMAVAQKARAYFVTNYQPTTGLVNAANAYPSTTMWDTASYLAALVAARELGLVNKSEFDQRMIKLLATLNNLALFQNQAPNKAYNTITAQKVNYINQPGEIGFSALDLGRMLIWLKIVKERYPEYANDIDNLVLRWDFSHIIDPCGTLYGAILDDKNQPLYVQEGRLGYEEYAAAGFQLWGFNTCQASRAEPYQLADIYCVLVPYDSRDPRPTQQHNYVTTEPYVLYGMELGWNKASTPAAGNDAETHPWIHDFANRVYQAQENRYQIAGIVTARSEHQLDRAPYFVYDTVFSDGYDWNTLTDKGVYTPEDAAVSLKAALGMWALWQSPYTDLLFNTIENANDATKGFYEGLYENGSGPIKEFTANNNGIMLEALLFKKQGHLLPPRPTGADDHVPVPSLWEKTLLNAFDESNQARSRPFLAATPKQTSWCKQQGIALRNAPACPSCQCAQCTLDAPIQLPLVSASCLKP, encoded by the coding sequence ATGTCACTGCCAACGTCAAACTCCGCTTCTCTCTTACGCCTGCTAGGCGGGCTGTGGCTGACGCTACTGCTGGTGCTCCTTGCGCCCGCGACACAGGCCAGCGACATGAGTATTCTACCGGCGGCCGGTTACCCGGCACGGCATGGCGAACTGACTGCGCAAGAAATGGCGGTGGCGCAGAAGGCCCGGGCCTACTTCGTCACCAACTACCAACCGACTACCGGCCTGGTGAACGCCGCTAACGCCTATCCCTCTACCACCATGTGGGACACGGCCTCCTACCTTGCGGCGCTGGTGGCGGCGCGTGAACTGGGGCTGGTGAATAAGAGCGAGTTCGATCAACGGATGATCAAACTGCTGGCGACGCTGAATAACCTGGCGCTGTTCCAGAATCAGGCGCCGAACAAGGCTTACAACACCATCACCGCCCAAAAGGTTAACTATATCAACCAGCCGGGCGAGATCGGCTTCTCCGCATTGGATCTGGGGCGCATGCTGATCTGGCTCAAAATCGTCAAGGAGCGCTACCCGGAGTACGCCAACGATATCGACAACCTGGTGCTACGCTGGGACTTCAGCCATATCATCGATCCCTGCGGCACGCTGTATGGCGCGATACTCGACGACAAAAATCAACCCCTCTATGTTCAAGAGGGGCGACTGGGGTATGAAGAGTACGCCGCCGCCGGTTTCCAGCTGTGGGGCTTCAATACCTGCCAAGCCTCTCGTGCCGAGCCCTATCAATTGGCCGATATCTACTGTGTCCTGGTGCCCTACGACTCGCGCGATCCGCGCCCGACCCAGCAACACAACTATGTCACCACCGAGCCATATGTGCTGTACGGCATGGAGTTAGGTTGGAATAAGGCCAGCACGCCGGCCGCGGGCAACGACGCAGAGACCCACCCCTGGATACATGACTTCGCCAACCGGGTCTATCAGGCGCAGGAAAACCGTTATCAGATCGCCGGCATCGTCACCGCCCGCTCCGAGCATCAATTAGACCGCGCGCCCTACTTCGTTTACGACACGGTCTTCTCCGATGGCTACGATTGGAACACTCTCACCGATAAGGGGGTCTACACCCCAGAAGACGCCGCCGTCTCGCTAAAGGCGGCGCTGGGGATGTGGGCGCTGTGGCAATCGCCTTACACTGATCTGCTATTCAATACGATTGAGAATGCCAACGATGCCACGAAGGGGTTCTACGAGGGGCTATACGAAAATGGCAGCGGCCCGATCAAGGAGTTCACCGCCAATAACAACGGAATCATGCTGGAGGCGCTCCTGTTTAAGAAACAGGGTCACCTGCTGCCGCCACGGCCAACCGGCGCGGACGACCACGTGCCGGTGCCATCATTATGGGAGAAGACGCTGCTCAATGCCTTCGACGAGAGCAACCAGGCGCGTAGCCGCCCCTTCCTAGCGGCCACGCCTAAGCAAACCAGTTGGTGTAAACAGCAGGGGATCGCCCTACGCAACGCGCCGGCCTGCCCAAGTTGTCAGTGTGCGCAGTGTACCCTCGATGCCCCGATTCAACTGCCACTGGTCAGCGCCTCATGCTTAAAACCCTAA